The Camelina sativa cultivar DH55 chromosome 18, Cs, whole genome shotgun sequence DNA window GCTCGTGCCGCTCAACCCGATCAGCTCCTTCACATGCGATGATGTTCACGACATCTCTTGCTAGACAATGTTGCTCCACATTAATCCTCTGTTTGTGATCTCTTGGGAGAGTCACATCAATCGACTCGAACATCGCGGCATAGTAGTTCATTGTCTCCATGAACCTTGGGAAGAAGGCGGccgtgtttgtgtttgattcttgTTCCACAAGAGTCACAACCTTGGGAGATAAGCTCTTCACCATTCTCAGTAACCGGTCCCTGCAAACAAAATATACTCAACTCAGTCAAgggacaaaacaaaagaatcatcctatatatatatgtgtccaaacaaatttatatacaaaacataatactGTACCGTACGTACCGGTGATTCTCAGTGCTCACGCTTTCGTCAGGCATATGATGAAGAACAAAGGCAAAGTTGACGGCTAGAGCTTCCCCTGGCCGGACTCCGAGATTCTTAGGTTTAACCTCGGCCGCTGACACCGATACAGGGTTGAACTCAAATGGAACGTTGAACTGCTTAGCAAGCTTGGCGAGTCTGTTTCCGACAATGCTAAGGCCACCTCCGCGAGCATATGCTGAAGTCGTATCGTCAATACCCGTTATCCGAATCCGTGGAGGCCCACCGGGCCTAGCTGCAAATGCCTGGATAAGAGTGACCCATTGACTCCCTTGACCGATTTGAAAATCGATAATGTGAACTCTGTTTTCTTCcttcatggcttcagcaatggcACCATTTGCTGACATGTATCCGAACTTGAAGTAAGGGCAAACCTCATAGAGAATATGCATGTAAGAGAGAAGCTCGGTGCTAGCCGGTTCAGGGCACCTGTTAAGTGATTTGTAAATGGAACTACCCGATGAAGATAACTGCGCCACTAGACCTTCAAGTAAATAAGCTCCCAA harbors:
- the LOC104725298 gene encoding scarecrow-like transcription factor PAT1, translating into MYKQPRQEIEAYSFEPNPSGKLRYLPVNNSRKRFCTFEPSPDSPAYNALSSSTATYEDTCGSCVTDDLNDFKHKIKEIETVMMGPDSLDLVVDGTDSFDSTACQEINSWRSTLEAISRRDLRADLVSCAKAMSENDLMMANSMMEKLRQMVSVSGEPIQRLGAYLLEGLVAQLSSSGSSIYKSLNRCPEPASTELLSYMHILYEVCPYFKFGYMSANGAIAEAMKEENRVHIIDFQIGQGSQWVTLIQAFAARPGGPPRIRITGIDDTTSAYARGGGLSIVGNRLAKLAKQFNVPFEFNPVSVSAAEVKPKNLGVRPGEALAVNFAFVLHHMPDESVSTENHRDRLLRMVKSLSPKVVTLVEQESNTNTAAFFPRFMETMNYYAAMFESIDVTLPRDHKQRINVEQHCLARDVVNIIACEGADRVERHELLGKWKSRFEMAGFTSYPLSPLVNSTIKSLLRTYSNKYRLEERDGALYLGWMHRDLVASCAWK